From the Pseudomonas lalucatii genome, the window CCCCTCACTGCCCACGCGACCGAGAAGGATGTTGTTGTTGGTATCCGTATAGAGAAATATCTTGGTGCCATCGAGGGTAAGCAGTCCGCTGTCCACGCCAGCGAGCGGCGCGCCATCGCTGCCGACGAAGCCGAGATCGGTAATGCTGGCTCCGGGCTCTGGGGTGACGGTGAACGCATTGCTGCCGCTGTTAGCACCGTCATAGCCGCTCAAGGCCGCACCGATTGCGCTGCCTGCCCCAAGCGCGGCCAAGCGCATTGAGAAGACCGAGGGCAAGGACGCCAGCAGAATGTCGTTATCGTCAGCGTCTCCCGCCGGGCCGGGCGTGGCGGTGGCGTTCTGCAAACCGCTTGACTCATCGATCGTGGTGCTGCTGCCACCCAATGTAGAAATAGCCATGATGTGCTCCCCATGAGTTCCGGTCATCGAGGCCTGACCGTTGGCCTTGCTGTGCTACAGGCCCCCACTATGAGTAAGCGCCGGGGGATTGCGCATCGACCGATACTCCCAGGCGGAGTGGGAGATTCGGACTACCTGGGGGTGCACACGGGAGGGGGAAGCACGAGGCAGGCGCCGGCGCTCGAGGCCGCCCGCGCCTTAACGGGCCCTTGCACAAGGACAGCGAGACAGCCGGAACCAGGCCAAAACGGCCGGCGGCTAGCGGCTAGCGGCGGCGATCGAGCAGGTTCACCGCCAGACGGTCCAGCCAGCCCCACAGGCGCTGCTGCAGCCGCTGCCACCAGGGCTGGGCGCGCCAGGCCTCCAGGCTGATCTCCAGGCTGTCGGCGAAGTCGTCGCGAAAGCACGCCAGCACCGCCTCGGTCAGCTCGGGGTCGCGGGCCTCCAGGTTGGCGTCGAGGTTGAAGCGCAGGTTCCAGTGGTCGAAGTTGCAGGAACCGACGCTGACCCAGTCGTCCACCAGCACCATCTTCAGGTGCAGGAAACGCGGCTGGTACTCGAAGACCCGCACCCCGGCCTTGAGCAGTTTCGGGTAGTAGCGTTCGCCGGCGAAGCGCACCGGCGGATGGTCGCTGTGCCGGCCGCTTGTCAGTAGGCACACCTCGACGCCGCGGGCGGCGGCCTTGCGCAAGGCGCGGCGGACCTTCCAGGTGGGCAGGAAATACGGCGTGGCCAGCCAGATGCGCCGTTCGGCCCCGCGCAGGGCACGCACCAGGCTCCGCAGGATGTCGCGGTGCTGGCGCGCATCGGCGTAGGCCACCCGTCCCCAGCCCGGCCCCTCGGGGCGGCGGCGCGGGCAGGCGGCGGACGCCCGGCAGGGGGCTCGCGCCGTCGGGCCGGACGCGCGCCGCAGGCCTGCCACTGGTGGGCGAACAGCCGCTGCCAGTCCTGCACCAGGGGGCCGGCGATTTCCACCATCACCTCGTGCCAGAGACTCGGCTGCGTGCCGGGGCGCCAGAACGCGTCGGTCGAGCCGGTGCCGCCGACGAAGGCCAGGCGCCGATCGACCCGAAGCAGGTTGCGGTGGTCGCGGTAGAAGTTGCGGATGCCGCGCCGCCATCGCAGCGGGTTGTACCAGCACAGCTGCACCCCGGCCAGGCTCAGCCGCAGCCGGTCGGCCTGGCGCAACGCCTGGCCGCCGTAGTCGTCGAACAGGCAGCGCACCTCGACGCCGCGCTGCGCCGCGGCGCACAGCGCCAGCACCAGGGCGTCGCTGCAGGCGCCGCTCTCGATCAGGTACAGCTCCAGCTCGACCTGCTGGCGGGCGCCCTCGATCGCCGCGAGCATACGCGGGAAGAACACCGGGCCGTCGCGCAGCAGGGCGAAGCTGTTGTCGCTGCGCCAGGAAAAGATGGTCCCGGGCATCAACAGGCGCTCAAAGGCAATGGCGTGGAACGCCATGGGGCGTGCGGCTGGCGCATAGTTCCTCGGCTGGAAGGCGACGCTGGCGCCACCATAGCCGGCCGCGCGGCCCCGGGCAAACCGCGGCGCAGGCCGGGCCGTGACCGGCCCCGGGCGCTAGGGCAGCGCCACCGCCTCGGGCAGCAGCCGACAGCCCTGCCTCGGTCCCAGCCACTGCGCGCTCTGGCTGCTGCCCAGGCCGCGCGCGGTCACCCGCCGCGCCGCCGGCTCGTCGACCAGGGCGCTGAGCGGCAGGTACTGCTCGATATAGGCGGCGCAGTAGTCGGCCGGGTTGCCGACCACGTAGCGACAGGAGCAGTACTCCTTGGCCGAATAGGCGCCGATGATGGCCGGGAAGGCGAGTAGATGGACTCGGTTGTGCCAGGCCAGCGCGGCCAGCAGCAGCGCCACGAGCAACGGCAGGCGGCGCAGCGGGCGCCGGCGGCTCATGGCTGCGCCCCCTCTACGAAGGCGGCACGCACCCGCTTGAGCAACTGGTTGTGGCGGTAGCTGCCGTCGCGATCGTCGGCGTAGCGCACCACCACCAGGCGCTCGCCGGGCAGCACATAGAGCGCCTGGCCCCAGTGGCCCAGAGCGGCGAAGGTGTCGGCCGGGGCATCCGGCCAGGGCCTGGGCGCACCGGGCAGCTCGGCGTTCAGCCACCAGTGCCCGCCCGGCACCGCCTCGCCGTCCGGCTCGGGCGGCGCCTGATAGTTGGCGAAGGGCGTGCGGTTGAACTCGACCCAGGCCGCCGGCAGCAGCTGCCGCTCGCCCCAGCGGCCGCCGCGCTGCAACAGCAGACCGACCCGGGCCAGGTCACGGGCGCTCATGTAGAGGTAGGAGGAGCCGACGAAGGTACCGGCGGCATCCGTCTCCCACACCGCCGAGTCGATGCCCAGCGGCTCGAACAGCGCGGTCCAGGGGTAGTCGGCATAGGCGGCGGCGCCGACCATGCCCTTGAGCGCGGCGGCCAGCACGTTGCTGTCGCCGCTGGAATAGTGGAAGCGCACCCCCGGCGCGGCGGCGACGCCATGGGCCGCGGCGAAGGCCGCCATGTCGGCGCGGCCGCGGGTATAGAGCATGGCCACCACCGAAGACTTCAACGGGGCAAACTCGTAGTCCTCCTGCCAGTCCAGGCCCGAGGCCCAGTTGAGCAGGTGGCCGACCTTGACCCGTGGATGCGCGGCGAAGGGCGGGTAGTACTGCGCCACCGGCGCCTCCAGGCGCACATGCCCCTGGCCATAGGCGA encodes:
- a CDS encoding amidase, encoding MSRRRPLRRLPLLVALLLAALAWHNRVHLLAFPAIIGAYSAKEYCSCRYVVGNPADYCAAYIEQYLPLSALVDEPAARRVTARGLGSSQSAQWLGPRQGCRLLPEAVALP
- a CDS encoding serine hydrolase domain-containing protein, translating into MPFDPLRRLALLLALVALPSLAQGEAWPGSEWPVAEVAPGPAIDALTAYAFAPRDDRERRGVRTDALLVIRDGRLVYERYAAPTRADTAHLTWSVSKSLLATVLGVAYGQGHVRLEAPVAQYYPPFAAHPRVKVGHLLNWASGLDWQEDYEFAPLKSSVVAMLYTRGRADMAAFAAAHGVAAAPGVRFHYSSGDSNVLAAALKGMVGAAAYADYPWTALFEPLGIDSAVWETDAAGTFVGSSYLYMSARDLARVGLLLQRGGRWGERQLLPAAWVEFNRTPFANYQAPPEPDGEAVPGGHWWLNAELPGAPRPWPDAPADTFAALGHWGQALYVLPGERLVVVRYADDRDGSYRHNQLLKRVRAAFVEGAQP